In Thiovulum sp. ES, the genomic stretch TGTAGCGACCAGTCAATTCTGCGGAAATATGTTGAGCATCTCCTGCACTACCGCCATTTCCAAAAAGAACTATTTTACCGCCATTTTGTAGAGTTTCTAAAACCATTTGAGAAGCTTTTGTAATCTCTGAACTCATTTCTAAAACTCTCTTCATTGTTTCTAAATGTGAATTTAATTCACTTTTTACAGTTTCCAACATTTTTACACTCTGTTTTAAGATTCTTGCAAATCCTATCAAATTTGCTAAACTTAAAATCAAAAATTAGACACAAGGTTATTTTATGAGACTTTTATTTTTATTGCTTTTTCCTTTTTTTCTCTCTGCTCATCCACATCTTTTTATCGATGTCAAAATTCAAAATTCCAAAGATATTTTAAAAGTTGATTGGATTTTTGATGAAATGAATTCAGAAATTCTTATTCTTGATTATGACATGGATTTTGATAGAAGTTTTTCACAAACTGAAAAAGATAAGTTTTTTGAGGAAGTCATTTCCGATTTAATTCAGGAATACAATTTCTACACTTTTTTAAAAGTTGATGAGAAAGAAGTTGAAGAACTACTATTTTTAAAAGATTTTGATGTTTC encodes the following:
- a CDS encoding ABC-type uncharacterized transport system, periplasmic component (PFAM: Protein of unknown function (DUF1007)), with the protein product MRLLFLLLFPFFLSAHPHLFIDVKIQNSKDILKVDWIFDEMNSEILILDYDMDFDRSFSQTEKDKFFEEVISDLIQEYNFYTFLKVDEKEVEELLFLKDFDVSIVENNFLISFFFDLSSFKNRDKKLIFYDESFMSAFQVKKSDLSGFQNLTISEHDEFYGYLIHWRN